One stretch of Punica granatum isolate Tunisia-2019 chromosome 5, ASM765513v2, whole genome shotgun sequence DNA includes these proteins:
- the LOC116208372 gene encoding WD repeat-containing protein 44, which translates to MSDNGHRRTISVNWAGLGDEDDDDRFFESCDRLSSVVAVDLASSGSSSDEDEEFEDPRMSFASAISSVGEDYRCLSGTRASTSSPIASVSREDYNVWMAEPGSINERRKRLFHGMGFGLSDKQLLRLASAELQRAVSNKFGGNCQVSPLIVERTQGGEALKRDQSSSSPLPPAILVRSRSDGDIDFPSVAKRKEEFFSNTSKQRLARTSTNLLGVCTRACRLPDPVRVSPKEGTTAPPFRHKGSLSSVLSNSRFGAIFLIKNLDTGKEFIVNEYDNEGMWNRLSDLQTGKQLTMDEFEKSVGYSPVVKELMRRENVSRMANGGIGASERKYNTNSYLSKSLRLSKRSGVALLKNIKGVANSMSGLIGDRERESQPFPDQKPGKSASPTPSSEWVRVRQHGKSYRELSALQLCQEIQAHEGSIWTIRFSLDAHYLASAGEDRVIHVWEVQECELMSMRPDEWSWTPLHPSASASACNTPDRYEGSGMMCSPGPLSPAPSERKKKGKGSQNKKGIPDYVYVPETVFGLSERPVCSFKGHLDDVLDLSWSRSQLLLSSSMDKTVRLWDLDTMSCLKLFAHNDYVTCIQFNPIDDRYFISGSLDSKVRIWNIPDRQVVDWTDIHEMVTAVCYTPDGEGAIIGSHKGSCRVYSAEDCKLTQTSQVEISNKKKSHAKKITGFQFSPWNPSEVLITSADSRIRILDGSDVTHKFRGFRNTSSQIAASFTQDGKYIVCASEDSHVYVWKHQEAHHGKTKGVVNVRSYEQFQCKDVSVAIPWPGTIRGEPPPMTVHSKRHSKRSTTPPPPASSAGSPTQEERENLHPGPIGASKRQLPPLPKKANAIDRASTPPEEEMAQLSRLDSGMGIGDSFNSAASSSIRYCSDSPSISAAANPSTASWSSSWSWFDGGNSNGTVQATAWGMVIVTAGLGGEIRAYQNFGLPRRAGRQANLF; encoded by the exons ATGAGCGACAATGGGCACCGCCGGACGATCTCGGTGAACTGGGCCGGCCTTGGGGACGAGGACGATGATGACCGGTTCTTCGAGTCGTGCGACCGGCTGTCCTCCGTGGTCGCTGTCGACCTCGCCTCCTCTGGCTCCTCGTccgatgaagatgaagagttCGAAGACCCGAGGATGTCCTTCGCATCCGCCATCTCCTCCGTCGGAGAGGATTACCGCTGCCTCTCGGGTACTCGGGCCTCCACGTCCTCCCCCATCGCGTCTGTCTCCCGTGAAGACTACAATGTTTGGATGGCAGAGCCTGGCTCGATCAATGAGCGGCGGAAGCGGCTCTTCCATGGGATGGGATTCGGACTCTCCGACAAGCAGCTCTTGAGGCTCGCCAGCGCCGAGCTCCAGCGTGCCGTCTCGAATAAGTTTGGCGGGAACTGCCAGGTCTCCCCACTTATTGTCGAGAGGACGCAGGGCGGTGAGGCATTGAAGCGGGATCAGTCCAGCTCCTCTCCCCTCCCGCCGGCAATCCTTGTCCGGTCGAGGTCGGATGGGGACATAGATTTCCCATCCGTTGCCAAACGGAAAGAAGAATTCTTCAGCAATACCTCGAAGCAGCGCCTCGCGAGGACATCCACCAACCTCTTGGGAGTCTGCACTCGGGCATGTCGGCTCCCGGACCCCGTGAGAGTTTCACCAAAGGAAGGGACCACCGCACCTCCTTTCCGCCACAAGGGAAGTTTGTCCTCGGTTTTATCGAATAGCCGCTTTGGTGCCATCTTCTTGATAAAGAATTTGGACACCGGGAAAGAGTTCATCGTGAATGAGTATGACAACGAGGGGATGTGGAACCGGCTCAGTGATCTGCAGACCGGGAAGCAACTCACGATGGATGAGTTCGAGAAGAGCGTGGGATATTCCCCCGTAGTCAAGGAGCTAATGCGGAGGGAAAACGTTTCTCGGATGGCCAACGGAGGAATAGGAGCGAGCGAACGGAAATATAACACGAACTCGTACCTCTCGAAGAGCCTGAGGCTGAGCAAGAGGAGCGGGGTCGCCTTATTGAAGAACATCAAGGGTGTGGCGAATTCTATGAGTGGTCTGATTGGGgacagagagagggagagccAACCTTTCCCGGACCAGAAGCCGGGGAAGAGCGCTAGCCCAACCCCATCCTCTGAATGGGTCAGGGTCCGGCAGCATGGGAAATCCTACAGGGAGCTCAGCGCGTTGCAGCTGTGCCAGGAGATCCAGGCCCATGAGGGCTCGATATGGACCATCCGGTTCAGCTTGGACGCGCACTATCTAGCTAGTGCAGGAGAGGATCGGGTGATCCATGTCTGGGAAGTTCAGGAGTGCGAGCTCATGTCGATGAGGCCTGATGAGTGGAGCTGGACCCCACTGCATCCTTCGGCTTCGGCTTCGGCTTGTAACACCCCTGATCGTTACGAGGGCTCAGGGATGATGTGTTCCCCAGGTCCATTGTCTCCTGCCCCATCggagaggaagaaaaagggGAAAGGGTCGCAGAATAAGAAGGGGATTCCTGACTACGTTTATGTGCCGGAGACGGTCTTTGGACTATCGGAGAGACCTGTCTGCTCTTTTAAAGGTCACTTGGATGATGTCTTGGATCTTTCCTGGTCCAGATCTCAG TTGCTGCTCTCATCTTCAATGGACAAAACAGTTAGGCTATGGGATTTGGACACAATGAGCTGCCTAAAATTATTTGCCCACAATGACTACG TAACCTGCATACAGTTCAATCCGATAGACGACAGATACTTCATCAGCGGTTCCCTCGACTCAAAGGTCCGAATTTGGAACATCCCAGATCGTCAAGTCGTGGACTGGACCGATATCCATGAAATGGTCACCGCAGTTTGCTACACTCCCGATGGCGAG GGTGCCATAATTGGATCCCATAAGGGGAGCTGTCGGGTCTACAGCGCTGAAG ATTGCAAGCTGACACAGACAAGCCAGGTGGAGATATCGAACAAGAAAAAGTCCCACGCGAAAAAGATAACAGGTTTCCAG TTTTCGCCGTGGAATCCCTCAGAAGTTCTAATCACATCCGCTGATTCCCGCATTCGCATATTGGACGGTTCGGATGTCACTCATAAGTTCAGAG GTTTCCGGAATACAAGCAGCCAAATCGCAGCTTCTTTCACGCAGGACGGAAAGTACATCGTTTGCGCCAGTGAGGACTCTCATGTCTATGTATGGAAACATCAGGAAGCCCATCACGGGAAGACGAAGGGCGTTGTGAACGTCCGATCATATGAGCAATTCCAATGCAAGGATGTCTCGGTGGCGATCCCGTGGCCTGGCACCATAAGAGGGGAACCGCCGCCCATGACAGTGCACTCGAAGCGCCACTCAAAACGGTCCAccacgccaccacctccaGCCTCTTCTGCCGGATCACCGACccaggaagagagagagaaccttCATCCAGGACCCATTGGTGCTAG TAAGAGACAGCTGCCACCTCTTCCCAAGAAGGCGAATGCCATTGACAGAGCATCGACCCCGCCAGAGGAGGAGATGGCTCAGCTCTCGAGGCTCGACTCAGGAATGGGGATCGGCGATTCATTCAACTCAGCAGCCTCCTCATCAATAAGGTACTGCAGTGACTCACCATCCATCTCTGCTGCAGCAAACCCCTCGACCGCTTCCTGGTCATCATCCTGGTCCTGGTTCGACGGCGGGAACAGCAACGGCACAGTGCAGGCGACAGCATGGGGTATGGTGATTGTGACAGCGGGCCTGGGTGGCGAGATCAGAGCTTACCAGAACTTCGGCCTGCCCCGCAGAGCAGGCCGGCAGGCAAATCTTTTTTAG
- the LOC116208081 gene encoding 2-oxoglutarate dehydrogenase, mitochondrial-like, with the protein MAWFRAGSCAAKLAIRRTLAQGGSYAARTRALPSQSRYFHATVFRQKAQSAPVPRPVPLSRLTDSFLDGTSSVYLEELQRAWEADPNSVDESWDNFFRNFVGQAATSPGISGQTIQESMRLLLLVRAYQVNGHMKAKLDPLGLEEREIPDELDLALYGFTEADLDREFFIGVWRMAGFLSENRPVQTLRSILTRLEQAYCGSIGFEYMHIADREKCNWLRDKIETPTPMQYNRQRREVILDRLIWSTQFENFLATKWTTAKRFGLEGGETLIPGMKEMFDRAAYLGVESIVIGMPHRGRLNVLGNVVRKPLRQIFSEFSGGTKPVDEVGLYTGTGDVKYHLGTSYDRPTRGGKRIHLSLVANPSHLEAVDPVVVGKTRAKQYYSNDVDRTKNMAILIHGDGSFAGQGVVYETLHLSALPNYTTGGTIHIVVNNQVAFTTDPRAGRSSQYCTDVAKALNVPIFHVNGDDVEAVVHACELAAEWRQTFHSDVVVDLVCYRRYGHNEIDEPSFTQPKMYKIIRSHPSSLEIYQKKLLESGQVTKDDIDKIQSKVNLILNEEFVASKDYVPKRRDWLSSHWFGFKSPEQLSRVRNTGVKPEILKNVGKAITTLPENFKPHRGVKKVYEQRAQMIETGEGIDWAVAEALAFATLLVEGNHVRLSGQDVERGTFSHRHSVLHDQETGEKYCPLDHVLSNQNDEMFTVSNSSLSEFGVLGFELGYSMENPNSLVIWEAQFGDFANGAQVIFDQFLSSGESKWLRQTGLAVLLPHGYDGQGPEHSSARLERFLQMSDDNPYVIPEMEPTLRKQIQECNWQVVNATTPANYFHVLRRQIHRDFRKPLIVMAPKNLLRHKDCKSNLSEFDDVQGHPGFDKQGTRFKRLIKDQNDHSDLEEGIRRLVLCSGKVYYELDDERKKVGAKDVAICRVEQLCPFPYDLIQRELKRYPNAEIVWCQEEPMNMGAYSYIAPRLSTAMRDLGRGTFEDIKYVGRAPSAATATGFYQVHVKEQTELVQKAVQANPINFPF; encoded by the exons ATGGCGTGGTTTAGGGCTGGGTCTTGTGCGGCAAAGCTTGCAATTAGGAGGACTCTTGCTCAGGGTGGATCATATGCAGCAAGAACACGAGCTCTTCCATCCCAGAGTCGTTACTTTCACGCCACAGTTTTTAGGCAGAAGGCGCAGTCTGCCCCAGTCCCTCGACCTGTGCCCCTGTCCAGGTTGACCGATAGCTTCTTAGATGGGACCAGCAGTGTATACCTAGAAGAGCTTCAAAGGGCTTGGGAGGCAGACCCCAACAGTGTTGACGAATCATGGGATAATTTCTTTAGAAACTTTGTGGGTCAGGCGGCTACTTCTCCTGGAATTTCTGGTCAGACAATCCAGGAGAGCATGCGTCTGCTGTTGCTTGTGAGGGCTTACCAAGTCAATGGTCACATGAAAGCCAAGTtggatccactgggtctggaAGAAAGAGAAATCCCTGATGAATTGGATCTTGCTCTTTATGGTTTTACAGAAGCCGATTTGGATAGAGAGTTTTTCATTGGGGTGTGGAGGATGGCCGGTTTCTTATCTGAGAACCGGCCGGTCCAGACACTGAGGTCTATACTGACAAGGCTTGAGCAGGCTTATTGTGGAAGCATCGGATTTGAATATATGCACATCGCTGACCGTGAGAAATGCAACTGGCTGAGAGACAAAATTGAAACCCCAACTCCAATGCAATACAATCGCCAACGCCGCGAAGTTATTCTGGATAGGCTTATTTGGAGCACGCAGTTTGAGAACTTCCTGGCTACCAAATGGACTACTGCCAAAAGATTTGGTCTTGAAGGTGGAGAGACTCTGATTCCAGGCATGAAGGAAATGTTTGATAGAGCTGCGTATCTTGGGGTTGAAAGTATTGTTATTGGAATGCCTCATAGAGGCAGATTAAATGTTTTAGGAAATGTTGTCCGCAAGCCACTCAGACAGATCTTCAGTGAGTTCAGTGGCGGTACAAAGCCTGTCGATGAAGTTGGACTTTACACTGGTACTGGTGATGTGAAATACCACTTAGGTACGTCCTATGATCGGCCAACTCGGGGCGGGAAGAGAATACATCTGTCCTTGGTTGCAAATCCAAGTCATTTGGAAGCTGTTGATCCAGTTGTTGTTGGGAAGACAAGGGCAAAACAGTATTACTCCAATGATGTTGATCGGACAAAGAACATGGCTATTTTGATTCATGGGGATGGTAGCTTTGCAGGGCAGGGAGTTGTGTACGAAACTCTTCATCTTAGTGCTCTTCCTAATTATACAACTGGCGGTACGATTCATATCGTTGTCAACAATCAAGTTGCTTTCACTACTGATCCAAGAGCTGGGAGATCGTCTCAGTACTGCACAGATGTTGCAAAGGCATTGAATGTTCCAATATTTCATGTGAATGGCGATGATGTGGAGGCAGTTGTTCATGCCTGTGAACTCGCAGCAGAGTGGCGTCAAACTTTCCATTCTGATGTTGTGGTTGATTTAGTCTGTTATCGACGATATGGACACAATGAGATTGATGAGCCTTCCTTCACTCAGCCAAAGATGTACAAG ATCATTCGGAGTCATCCTTCTTCTCTCGAAATATACCAGAAGAAACTGTTAGAATCTGGGCAGGTTACCAAAGATGACATTGACAAGATACAGAGTAAAGTTAATTTGATCCTGAATGAAGAATTCGTGGCCAGTAAAGATTATGTACCCAAAAGGAGGGACTGGCTCTCTTCTCACTGGTTTGGGTTCAAGTCACCTGAGCAGCTTTCACGTGTCAGGAACACCGG TGTGAAGCCAGAGATATTGAAAAATGTTGGGAAAGCAATCACAACTTTACCTGAGAACTTCAAGCCTCACAGAGGAGTAAAGAAGGTCTATGAACAACGTGCACAAATGATTGAAACTGGGGAAGGTATCGATTGGGCAGTTGCAgaagcacttgcttttgccaCGTTGTTGGTGGAAGGCAATCATGTTAGACTGAGTGGTCAGGATGTTGAGAGAGGTACTTTCAGTCATCGGCATTCTGTACTTCATGATCAGGAAACTGGGGAGAAGTACTGCCCATTGGATCATGTCCTGAGTAATCAAAATGACGAAATGTTCACTGTGAGCAACAG CTCTCTGTCGGAGTTTGGTGTTCTAGGATTTGAGTTGGGTTACTCAATGGAGAACCCCAATTCCCTGGTGATTTGGGAAGCCCAATTTGGTGATTTTGCAAATGGGGCTCAAGTAATATTTGATCAGTTCTTGAGCAGTGGAGAATCAAAATGGTTGCGCCAAACTGGGCTTGCGGTTTTGCTTCCTCATGGTTATGATGGCCAGGGCCCTGAACATTCAAGTGCGCGTTTGGAACGTTTCCTTCAG ATGAGTGATGATAATCCTTATGTGATCCCTGAGATGGAACCGACTCTCAGGAAACAAATTCAAGAATGCAATTGGCAGGTGGTGAACGCCACAACTCCTGCTAATTATTTCCATGTTTTGCGGCGTCAG ATCCACAGGGATTTCCGTAAGCCTCTTATTGTGATGGCTCCTAAGAACTTGCTCCGCCACAAGGACTGCAAGTCAAATTTATCCGAATTCGACGATGTGCAAGGTCACCCAGGTTTTGATAAGCAGGGAACTAGATTTAAGCGGCTCATCAAGGACCAGAATGACCATTCTGATCTTGAGGAGGGCATTAGGCGCCTCGTTCTTTGCTCTGGGAAG GTCTACTATGAGCTGGACGATGAGCGGAAAAAGGTCGGAGCAAAGGATGTCGCTATCTGTAGGGTTGAGCAGCTGTGCCCCTTCCCATATGACCTAATCCAAAGGGAACTGAAGCGATATCCAA ATGCGGAGATCGTCTGGTGCCAGGAAGAGCCAATGAACATGGGGGCTTACAGCTACATCGCACCCCGCCTCAGCACGGCCATGAGAGACCTTGGCCGCGGGACTTTTGAGGACATCAAATATGTGGGCAGGGCTCCATCAGCTGCCACAGCCACAGGGTTCTATCAGGTCCACGTTAAGGAGCAGACGGAGCTCGTCCAGAAGGCCGTGCAGGCCAACCCAATtaactttccattttga